One genomic region from Streptomyces venezuelae encodes:
- a CDS encoding ABC transporter substrate-binding protein yields MRMPRTIALLTCTAALAATTAACSGATKPQAAAGGGAGYDVSPTSPPAKGTLDSFTWSLYAEPYTLDYALAYDYPPNTVLANVCEQLFRVTPDMKIEPGLAVKYEQPDPRTLIYTLRSGVKFHDGTTMTADDVVASLKRQMDPKTGSPWGSVFKTVDSIEKTGPLEVTLRLGKADVLLHELMAASPGTIESAAYLAKAGKDYGTPKGGVNCTGPFALDSWDQGSGITLKKHAAYWDTKLAPKSDSVKFTFIEDPAARSNAFKSGTADGGYMVPSSSLGQLRSSGKGTVLFGPNTGASNLAVLDFHGPLGNLKVRQALSMALDRKNIIKAAAGGVGVPAKAPAARGAWALAPEKTPELYDTLPEPVYDVDAARKLVQDAGANGRTITLVTSTLAPEISVVANAVQAAGRQIGLDVKLKSVAPEAYSSIFVDPDARAGLDLVITSGYDNTPDPLEFYQYLRTGDFGNYGNWSNAEYDVAFDRANSEPDAAKRAVRTAELQKIALRELPIIPVYEAPYSVFLGKRITGAPTGIAQLYYPWAATIGAAK; encoded by the coding sequence ATGCGCATGCCGAGAACCATCGCGCTCCTCACCTGTACCGCCGCCCTCGCGGCCACGACCGCCGCCTGCTCCGGCGCCACCAAGCCCCAGGCCGCCGCCGGCGGCGGGGCCGGCTACGACGTCAGCCCGACCTCGCCGCCCGCGAAGGGCACCCTGGACTCGTTCACCTGGTCCCTGTACGCCGAGCCGTACACGCTCGACTACGCCCTCGCGTACGACTACCCGCCGAACACCGTGCTCGCCAACGTGTGCGAGCAGCTGTTCCGGGTCACGCCCGACATGAAGATCGAGCCCGGTCTCGCGGTCAAGTACGAGCAGCCCGATCCGCGCACGCTGATCTACACCCTCCGCTCGGGGGTGAAGTTCCACGACGGCACGACGATGACCGCCGACGACGTCGTGGCCTCCCTCAAGCGCCAGATGGACCCGAAGACCGGCTCGCCCTGGGGCTCGGTGTTCAAGACCGTCGACTCCATCGAGAAGACCGGCCCGCTGGAGGTGACCCTCCGCCTCGGCAAGGCCGACGTCCTGCTGCACGAGCTGATGGCCGCCTCCCCCGGCACCATCGAGAGCGCCGCCTACCTGGCCAAGGCCGGCAAGGACTACGGCACCCCCAAGGGCGGCGTGAACTGCACCGGCCCCTTCGCCCTCGACTCCTGGGACCAGGGCTCGGGCATCACCCTCAAGAAGCACGCCGCCTACTGGGACACGAAGCTCGCCCCCAAGTCGGACTCCGTGAAGTTCACCTTCATCGAGGACCCGGCGGCCCGCTCCAACGCCTTCAAGTCCGGCACCGCCGACGGCGGCTACATGGTGCCCTCGTCCTCGCTCGGGCAGCTGCGGTCCAGCGGCAAGGGCACGGTCCTCTTCGGTCCCAACACCGGCGCCTCGAACCTCGCCGTCCTCGACTTCCACGGCCCCCTCGGCAACCTCAAGGTCCGTCAGGCCCTCTCCATGGCCCTCGACCGGAAGAACATCATCAAGGCCGCGGCCGGCGGCGTCGGCGTCCCCGCGAAGGCCCCCGCCGCGCGCGGCGCCTGGGCCCTGGCCCCGGAGAAGACCCCCGAGCTCTACGACACGCTGCCCGAGCCCGTGTACGACGTCGACGCGGCGAGGAAGCTCGTCCAGGACGCCGGGGCGAACGGCCGCACGATCACCCTGGTCACCAGCACGCTCGCGCCCGAGATCAGCGTCGTCGCCAACGCCGTGCAGGCGGCCGGCCGGCAGATCGGCCTCGACGTCAAGCTGAAGTCCGTCGCACCCGAGGCCTACAGCAGCATCTTCGTCGACCCCGACGCGCGCGCCGGGCTCGACCTGGTCATCACCAGCGGGTACGACAACACCCCCGACCCGCTGGAGTTCTACCAGTACCTCCGCACCGGGGACTTCGGGAACTACGGCAACTGGTCGAACGCCGAGTACGACGTCGCCTTCGACCGCGCCAACTCGGAGCCCGACGCGGCCAAGCGCGCCGTGAGGACCGCCGAGCTGCAGAAGATCGCGCTGCGCGAGCTGCCGATCATCCCCGTGTACGAGGCGCCCTACTCGGTCTTCCTCGGCAAGCGCATCACCGGCGCCCCCACCGGGATCGCCCAGCTGTACTACCCGTGGGCCGCGACGATCGGGGCCGCGAAGTAA
- a CDS encoding ABC transporter permease: MTRYLVGRLLGLVAVLFVTSLVVFGAIHLAPGDPVTFLLHGRPATPEAVAALRTEHHLDDPLAVQYAKWLGGVLTGDFGTSAQFHQDVADLIGSRLPGTALLVAYAALLVALIGVGSGILAALRPGALDRTVLIGTGVATATPSFVTAIALVSLFSVQLGWFPGPGGTPVGLSQQLHHLTLPAFALALTFAGLLARVTRSAMLDELGREHVEVARARGVAGRTVVRRHVLRNALGPVVTVGGTMLAGLLISTSIVETAFDVPGLGSLLVASVSAQDFAVVQAITLLSVAAFVLVNLLVDLLAPLIDPRLSLHGEGSS, from the coding sequence ATGACCCGATACCTCGTCGGCCGGCTCCTCGGGCTGGTGGCGGTGCTGTTCGTGACCTCTCTCGTGGTCTTCGGCGCCATCCATCTGGCCCCCGGCGACCCGGTGACCTTCCTGCTCCACGGCCGCCCCGCGACGCCCGAGGCCGTGGCGGCCCTGCGCACCGAGCACCACCTGGACGACCCGCTGGCCGTCCAGTACGCGAAGTGGCTCGGCGGCGTCCTCACCGGCGACTTCGGCACCTCCGCCCAGTTCCACCAGGACGTGGCCGATCTCATCGGCTCCCGGCTCCCCGGCACGGCCCTGCTCGTCGCGTACGCGGCGCTGCTCGTCGCCCTCATCGGCGTGGGCTCCGGGATCCTCGCCGCGCTGCGCCCCGGTGCGCTGGACCGGACGGTCCTCATCGGCACCGGCGTCGCCACGGCGACCCCGTCCTTCGTGACCGCGATCGCGCTCGTGTCGCTGTTCTCGGTGCAGCTGGGCTGGTTCCCCGGCCCCGGCGGCACCCCGGTCGGCCTCTCGCAGCAGCTCCACCACCTGACCCTGCCGGCCTTCGCCCTCGCCCTGACCTTCGCGGGACTGCTCGCCCGGGTCACCCGCTCGGCCATGCTCGACGAACTCGGCCGGGAACATGTCGAGGTGGCGCGCGCCCGCGGCGTCGCGGGCCGGACCGTGGTCCGCCGGCACGTCCTGCGCAACGCCCTCGGGCCGGTCGTCACCGTCGGCGGCACGATGCTCGCCGGTCTCCTCATCAGCACCTCGATCGTCGAGACGGCCTTCGACGTGCCCGGCCTCGGCTCCCTGCTCGTGGCGTCGGTGTCGGCCCAGGACTTCGCGGTCGTGCAGGCGATCACCCTGCTCAGCGTGGCCGCCTTCGTCCTCGTGAACCTCCTCGTCGACCTGCTCGCGCCCCTCATCGACCCCCGGCTGTCGCTCCACGGGGAAGGCTCCTCATGA
- a CDS encoding ABC transporter permease has protein sequence MTTTTSTVPYRRPGLRRLRVLGQGPLFTVSVAVLVALVLVAVLAPVLAPYDPEVLDLSSSLVGTGADHLLGTDQSGRDVLSRLLYGARTGLLGPLLVVAVSTLLGTLIGVVAAWRGGWADTILSRSMDMVFAIPGLLLAILLVTVVGSGMTAPVIAMAVAYTPYVGRLVRGIARQEKARPYIEAYRVQGWSGWTVCLRHLLPNIAPTVFAQSAMNFGYALMDLAALSYLGFGVQPPTADWGAMINEGQSAVQQGAMLPALAPSACIVLAVVAFGIVGEGLADRIAKRER, from the coding sequence ATGACCACCACCACCTCCACGGTGCCGTACCGCAGGCCCGGCCTCCGCCGGCTGCGCGTCCTCGGCCAGGGCCCCCTCTTCACCGTCTCGGTCGCGGTGCTCGTCGCCCTCGTCCTGGTCGCCGTGCTCGCCCCTGTGCTCGCCCCGTACGACCCTGAGGTCCTCGACCTCTCGTCGAGCCTCGTCGGGACCGGCGCCGACCATCTGCTCGGCACCGACCAGTCCGGGCGCGACGTCCTCTCCCGGCTGCTGTACGGCGCCCGCACCGGTCTCCTCGGACCGCTGCTCGTCGTCGCCGTCTCCACCCTCCTCGGCACCCTCATCGGCGTCGTGGCGGCCTGGCGGGGCGGCTGGGCGGACACGATCCTGTCCCGTTCCATGGACATGGTCTTCGCCATACCGGGGCTGCTCCTCGCCATCCTGCTCGTGACCGTCGTCGGCTCCGGGATGACCGCGCCGGTGATCGCCATGGCCGTGGCGTACACCCCGTACGTGGGCCGTCTGGTGCGCGGCATCGCGCGCCAGGAGAAGGCCCGCCCGTACATCGAGGCCTACCGGGTGCAGGGCTGGTCCGGCTGGACCGTCTGCCTGCGTCACCTGCTGCCGAACATCGCCCCGACGGTCTTCGCCCAGTCCGCGATGAACTTCGGGTACGCGCTGATGGACCTCGCGGCGCTGTCCTACCTCGGCTTCGGTGTGCAGCCGCCGACCGCCGACTGGGGCGCCATGATCAACGAAGGCCAGTCGGCCGTCCAGCAGGGGGCGATGCTGCCCGCCCTCGCGCCCTCCGCGTGCATCGTGCTCGCCGTGGTGGCGTTCGGCATCGTCGGCGAGGGGCTCGCCGACCGGATCGCGAAGCGTGAGCGGTGA
- a CDS encoding ABC transporter ATP-binding protein, whose translation MNEHGGTTRHSGPAPVLEIDGLDVRLPEGRAGRPILDGVSLRVGAGESVGLVGESGSGKSVACRSVLGLLPGGARTTGEVRVAGRDVLSMNRTELATLRARQVSMVFQDPRASVNPLRRVGDFLTEGLRAAGTPPAVATARALELLEAVGIRDPKGALRRRPHEFSGGMLQRVVIAAALASEPELIVADEPTTALDVTTQAEIIRILTRLRAEHGTGMLFVTHDLELAAAVCDRVYVMYAGRIVETRGTDELFDRPRHPYTAGLLGCTPSIEPGAPAPRPIPGRPVSLAETPPGCAFAARCAHAVPRCSQEKPVLARHGDGLAACHRADEGIKL comes from the coding sequence ATGAACGAACACGGCGGCACGACCCGCCACAGCGGCCCGGCCCCTGTCCTGGAGATCGACGGCCTCGACGTCCGGCTCCCCGAGGGCCGCGCCGGACGGCCGATCCTGGACGGCGTCAGCCTGCGCGTCGGAGCCGGGGAGAGCGTCGGCCTGGTCGGCGAGTCCGGCTCCGGCAAGTCGGTGGCCTGCCGCAGCGTCCTCGGGCTGCTGCCCGGCGGCGCCCGCACCACCGGCGAGGTCCGCGTCGCCGGCCGGGACGTCCTCTCCATGAACCGCACCGAACTGGCCACGCTGCGCGCCCGGCAGGTCTCCATGGTCTTCCAGGACCCGCGAGCCTCCGTCAACCCGCTCCGCCGCGTCGGCGACTTCCTCACCGAGGGCCTGCGCGCGGCCGGCACGCCGCCCGCGGTGGCGACCGCGCGGGCCCTGGAGCTGCTCGAAGCGGTCGGCATCCGCGACCCGAAGGGCGCCCTGCGCCGCCGGCCGCACGAGTTCTCCGGCGGCATGCTCCAGCGCGTGGTCATCGCCGCGGCCCTCGCCTCCGAGCCCGAGCTGATCGTCGCCGACGAGCCGACGACCGCCCTCGACGTCACGACCCAGGCGGAGATCATCCGGATCCTGACCCGCCTGCGGGCCGAGCACGGTACGGGCATGCTCTTCGTCACCCACGACCTCGAACTGGCCGCCGCCGTCTGCGACCGCGTGTACGTCATGTACGCGGGCCGGATCGTGGAGACGCGCGGCACGGACGAGCTCTTCGACCGGCCCCGCCACCCGTACACGGCGGGCCTGCTCGGCTGCACGCCGAGCATCGAGCCGGGCGCCCCCGCGCCCCGGCCCATCCCGGGACGGCCCGTCTCCCTGGCCGAGACGCCGCCGGGCTGCGCCTTCGCCGCGCGCTGCGCCCACGCCGTGCCGCGCTGCTCCCAGGAGAAGCCGGTCCTCGCCCGGCACGGCGACGGACTCGCCGCCTGCCACCGCGCCGACGAAGGGATCAAGCTGTGA
- a CDS encoding ABC transporter ATP-binding protein produces the protein MTVSASAATKAPATEGLVVEGLRKQYGDHTAVDGVSFTLAPGSSLAIVGESGSGKTTTVRMLVGLERPDDGTVRLDGRDRSARPRGRAERLARAREIQMVFQDPYLSLDPRISVSGCLDEVLRLHTGLDGTARAARVSELLDQVGLGSREASALPRGLSGGQRQRVAIARALAVQPRVLVLDEAVAALDVSIQAQILELLGTIRRDSGIGYLFVTHDLAVVRHIADEVMVLKSGQVVEAGSTARVLGSPEHPYTRLLLDSVPRRGGFATTG, from the coding sequence GTGACCGTCTCCGCCTCCGCCGCCACGAAGGCACCGGCCACCGAGGGCCTCGTCGTCGAGGGCCTGCGGAAGCAGTACGGCGACCACACCGCCGTCGACGGGGTGTCCTTCACCCTGGCACCCGGCTCCTCCCTCGCGATCGTCGGCGAGTCCGGCAGCGGCAAGACCACCACGGTCCGGATGCTCGTCGGTCTGGAACGCCCGGACGACGGCACCGTCCGCCTGGACGGCCGGGACCGCTCCGCGCGGCCCCGGGGCCGGGCGGAGCGCCTCGCCAGGGCCCGCGAGATCCAGATGGTCTTCCAGGACCCGTACCTCTCGCTCGACCCCCGGATCAGCGTCTCCGGCTGCCTGGACGAGGTCCTCCGCCTCCACACCGGGCTCGACGGGACCGCCCGCGCCGCCCGGGTCTCCGAGCTCCTCGACCAGGTCGGCCTCGGCAGCCGCGAGGCCTCGGCGCTGCCCCGCGGGCTCTCCGGCGGGCAGCGGCAGCGCGTCGCGATCGCCCGCGCCCTCGCCGTGCAGCCCCGGGTCCTCGTCCTCGACGAGGCGGTCGCCGCGCTCGACGTGTCGATCCAGGCGCAGATCCTCGAACTCCTCGGCACGATCCGCCGCGACTCGGGCATCGGCTACCTGTTCGTCACCCACGACCTGGCCGTGGTGCGGCACATCGCGGACGAGGTGATGGTCCTCAAGTCCGGCCAGGTCGTGGAGGCCGGCTCGACCGCGCGGGTCCTGGGGTCCCCGGAGCATCCCTACACCCGGCTCCTCCTGGACTCCGTACCCCGGCGCGGCGGCTTCGCGACGACCGGCTGA
- a CDS encoding dienelactone hydrolase family protein has product MTAFVLVSGPFTEGRLWEETALGLRGAGAEAYPVTLTGMGDRSDEADSGTDLETHVADLVRVVDGITATDVVLVGHGYGLHPVLGAADRRPERVTRIVALDTALPQDGEAAVRSVPDPEVRALLADPTGPAGDGGPVPPPVPGTWQRWGSTDGVPAEALDRLARLAVPQPRGTLTRPLSLTGAASALPVTGILCTGNGSSIDLVEMLVESGPPQFRALADARVSFLELATGHWPMLSVPGELATTLLRAATGEGHRVKAPEPVPEPVPERADERADERADERADGGADGGADGSADGGADGSAHVRADEHAPAPGVPTYLLPFLLDVPDAPRERRGRIDLHLPGADDPEGRPLPAVVFVHGGPVAPDQRPTPRDTPFFLGYGRYAASLGVVGVTLDHRLHGLADCPRAAEDLAEAVALVRADPRVDEDRIALWFFSTGGLLAADWLAAPPPWLRCLAANYPAFAPLPGWGGVEDRFRPVDALGPESGALPVVLTRAGREHPAFAATVQDFLDAAAENGVEVDLVDVPLGRHSFELTDPTDASRAAVERAMGSVLRRLRA; this is encoded by the coding sequence ATGACGGCGTTCGTGCTGGTGTCCGGCCCCTTCACCGAGGGCCGGCTGTGGGAGGAGACGGCCCTCGGGCTCCGCGGGGCGGGCGCGGAGGCGTACCCGGTGACGCTCACGGGCATGGGCGACCGGAGTGACGAAGCCGACTCCGGTACGGATCTGGAGACGCACGTGGCGGACCTGGTGCGGGTCGTCGACGGGATCACCGCCACCGACGTCGTCCTCGTCGGGCACGGCTACGGCCTCCATCCGGTCCTCGGCGCCGCCGACCGGCGGCCGGAGCGGGTGACCCGGATCGTCGCCCTCGACACGGCGCTCCCGCAGGACGGGGAGGCGGCCGTGCGCTCCGTACCCGACCCGGAGGTCCGGGCGCTGCTGGCCGACCCGACCGGGCCGGCCGGGGACGGCGGGCCCGTGCCGCCACCGGTGCCCGGCACCTGGCAGCGCTGGGGCAGTACCGACGGCGTGCCCGCCGAAGCCCTGGACCGCCTGGCGCGGCTCGCCGTCCCGCAGCCGCGCGGCACGCTCACGCGGCCCCTGAGCCTGACCGGCGCGGCCTCCGCCCTGCCGGTCACGGGCATCCTGTGCACCGGCAACGGATCGAGCATCGACCTGGTCGAGATGCTGGTGGAGTCGGGCCCGCCGCAGTTCCGGGCACTCGCCGACGCCAGGGTGAGCTTCCTCGAACTGGCCACCGGACACTGGCCGATGCTCTCTGTCCCGGGGGAGCTCGCGACGACGCTGCTGCGCGCGGCGACGGGCGAGGGCCACCGGGTGAAAGCGCCCGAGCCCGTTCCCGAGCCCGTTCCCGAGCGCGCCGACGAGCGCGCCGACGAGCGCGCCGACGAGCGCGCCGACGGGGGAGCCGACGGGGGAGCCGACGGGAGCGCCGACGGGGGAGCCGACGGGAGCGCCCACGTACGAGCCGACGAGCACGCCCCCGCCCCCGGAGTCCCGACGTACCTCCTGCCCTTCCTCCTCGACGTCCCCGACGCCCCGCGCGAACGGCGGGGGCGGATCGACCTCCACCTGCCGGGAGCCGACGACCCCGAAGGCCGTCCCCTGCCGGCTGTGGTCTTCGTCCACGGCGGACCGGTCGCCCCCGACCAGCGGCCCACCCCGCGTGACACGCCGTTCTTCCTCGGATACGGCCGCTACGCGGCGAGCCTCGGTGTCGTCGGCGTGACCCTGGACCACCGGCTCCACGGCCTCGCCGACTGTCCGCGGGCCGCCGAGGACCTCGCCGAGGCCGTCGCACTCGTCCGCGCCGACCCGCGCGTGGACGAGGACCGCATTGCCCTCTGGTTCTTCTCCACCGGCGGGCTGCTCGCGGCGGACTGGCTCGCCGCGCCCCCGCCGTGGCTCCGGTGCCTGGCGGCGAACTACCCCGCCTTCGCGCCGCTGCCCGGCTGGGGCGGGGTGGAGGACCGCTTCCGTCCGGTCGACGCCCTCGGCCCGGAGTCGGGCGCCTTACCCGTCGTTCTCACCCGGGCCGGACGCGAACACCCCGCCTTCGCGGCGACCGTCCAGGACTTCCTGGACGCCGCCGCGGAGAACGGGGTGGAGGTCGACCTCGTCGACGTGCCGCTGGGGCGCCACAGCTTCGAGCTCACCGACCCGACCGACGCCTCCCGGGCCGCCGTGGAACGGGCGATGGGTTCCGTCCTCCGCCGGCTGCGGGCCTGA
- a CDS encoding MerR family transcriptional regulator — MPYDDGLWSIGELAERAGTTVKTVRFYSDRGLLPEAGRSSGGHRRYGPGALERLRLIRSLRALDLPVPEVERVLDRDDALGEALEEVVSGQLRAVDSRLAALRWREASLLLLRDCPSGERAERLRLVGAVAAPPGTAALTRFWRRTLPVRLPARTVATVLGSVVPEPPRDPSPAQVLAFARLHELVTDPRLDRPEFRPAPPLPDGEYRPEVLYEGLAEAYALASSQERAGRLPGDGGALDCFVAAYARASGVRDTPAFRRRLVGLLARSSGPVIHRYWKLATGLFAPGEPVLGALHHHLSTALHAEVEDRTV; from the coding sequence GTGCCGTACGACGACGGGTTGTGGAGCATCGGGGAACTCGCCGAGCGGGCGGGGACCACCGTGAAGACCGTGCGTTTCTACTCCGACCGCGGGCTGCTCCCCGAGGCGGGGCGCAGCTCCGGCGGGCACCGGCGCTACGGGCCCGGGGCGCTCGAACGGCTGCGGCTCATCCGTTCGCTGCGCGCCCTCGACCTGCCGGTGCCGGAGGTCGAGCGGGTGCTCGACCGGGACGATGCCCTGGGCGAGGCCCTGGAGGAGGTGGTCTCGGGGCAGTTGCGCGCGGTGGACTCCCGACTCGCCGCGCTGCGCTGGCGCGAGGCGTCCCTGCTGCTGCTCAGGGACTGCCCGTCCGGGGAGCGCGCCGAGCGGCTGCGGCTGGTCGGTGCCGTGGCCGCGCCGCCCGGCACGGCCGCCCTGACTCGGTTCTGGCGGCGGACGCTGCCGGTGCGGCTGCCGGCCCGGACCGTGGCGACGGTCCTCGGCTCGGTGGTGCCGGAGCCGCCCCGGGACCCGAGCCCCGCGCAGGTGCTGGCCTTCGCCCGGCTGCACGAGCTGGTCACCGATCCGCGCCTCGACCGGCCGGAGTTCCGGCCGGCGCCGCCGCTGCCGGACGGCGAGTACCGGCCGGAGGTCCTGTACGAGGGGCTGGCCGAGGCGTACGCGCTGGCGTCCTCCCAGGAGCGCGCGGGCCGGCTCCCGGGGGACGGCGGGGCGCTGGACTGCTTCGTCGCCGCCTATGCCCGCGCGAGCGGCGTACGGGACACCCCGGCCTTCCGCCGCCGTCTTGTCGGCCTGCTCGCGCGGAGCAGCGGTCCTGTGATCCACCGCTACTGGAAGCTCGCCACCGGTCTCTTCGCCCCGGGCGAGCCGGTCCTCGGCGCCCTCCACCATCACCTCTCCACCGCCCTGCACGCCGAGGTCGAGGACCGGACCGTCTGA
- a CDS encoding GntR family transcriptional regulator, which produces MPAEPASAALPLAAARRRLLRADRARQLADLLRHQILAGGFPDGVLPLEDALAADFRASRNTVRQALDLLRGEQIVARQPGVGTVVVCEKFPHGLERLQGLAETLHEHGRVTNEVRTVGPVAAPGPVAHRLGLPEHSDVLCVERLRRLNGLPLSLDLSYLPMDIGGELLGCDLENTDVFRLLEQLTGGPLGHAEITLEAVNADAHSAAVLQAPRGAAVLMLERLTHLPDGRPVDLEFIRFRGDRITMSGVLRRSL; this is translated from the coding sequence ATGCCAGCCGAACCCGCCTCCGCCGCCCTCCCGCTCGCCGCCGCCCGCCGTCGGCTCCTGCGGGCGGACCGGGCTCGGCAGCTCGCCGACCTGCTGCGCCACCAGATCCTGGCGGGCGGCTTCCCCGACGGGGTCCTGCCGCTTGAGGACGCGCTCGCCGCCGACTTCCGGGCGAGCAGGAACACCGTCCGGCAGGCCCTGGACCTGCTGCGCGGAGAGCAGATCGTCGCCCGGCAGCCGGGGGTCGGCACGGTGGTCGTGTGCGAGAAGTTCCCGCACGGCCTGGAGCGCCTCCAGGGACTCGCCGAGACCCTGCACGAGCACGGCAGGGTCACCAACGAGGTCCGCACGGTCGGCCCGGTCGCGGCGCCGGGTCCGGTGGCCCACCGGCTCGGCCTGCCCGAGCACTCGGACGTGCTCTGCGTCGAGCGGCTGCGCCGGCTGAACGGACTGCCGCTCTCCCTGGACCTGTCCTACCTGCCGATGGACATCGGCGGCGAACTGCTGGGCTGCGACCTGGAGAACACGGATGTGTTCCGGCTCCTGGAGCAGCTGACGGGCGGGCCGTTGGGGCACGCCGAGATCACCCTGGAGGCAGTCAACGCCGACGCCCATTCGGCGGCGGTGCTCCAGGCCCCGCGCGGGGCGGCCGTCCTGATGCTGGAGCGGCTCACCCACCTGCCCGACGGGCGGCCGGTGGACCTGGAGTTCATCCGCTTCCGCGGCGACCGCATCACCATGAGCGGCGTCCTCCGCCGCTCGCTCTGA
- a CDS encoding ferredoxin family protein codes for MPLVPQRADVPVTIDESKCVDGCTLCVDMCPLDSLAIREDNGKAYMHVDECWYCGPCAARCPTGAVTVNMPYLLR; via the coding sequence GTGCCCCTCGTCCCCCAGCGCGCCGACGTGCCCGTGACCATCGACGAGTCGAAGTGCGTCGACGGCTGCACGCTCTGCGTCGACATGTGTCCGCTCGACTCGCTCGCGATCCGCGAGGACAACGGCAAGGCGTACATGCACGTGGACGAGTGCTGGTACTGCGGCCCGTGCGCCGCCCGCTGTCCCACCGGCGCGGTGACCGTCAACATGCCCTACCTGCTCCGGTGA
- a CDS encoding ABC transporter substrate-binding protein, whose protein sequence is MHGTRSLSFLPLTLPLALLAPLATACGGSAGAEGEGDAKTVTVTVGYQSKTINTVTAGTLLRSLGYFEEELAARGKRDGVTYRVAWQDYATGAPITAQMTAGKIDIGSMGDFPLLINAARGVELKERTRLVSVTGYNPRGGLNTVVTAPGSPLRSLTDLRGKKVSTSVGSAADGTLVRALRRAGIDPDKDVEKLNQQPSVGASALSSGSVDALSQFVAWPGLLAFQGKATALYDGAELNLPTFHGVTVREGFASRRPGVLDDFLKAQRRATDELRARPVAAAESVAKETGLPAEVVYLYNGAQGIATFDPALRPELIAALKDDVSVLKDAGLVKDVDVDAFVDPDPLRRAVRDAAYPKAGASRPELWLKGQSATRTFATPGELLKAIGAAGGGDRVRAAYVPDAVTGTLWFADRAVWVTDGAGPRAFVTVSGAERYVSGHAGARIVAYADVLKAAS, encoded by the coding sequence ATGCACGGCACGAGATCCCTCTCCTTCCTCCCGCTCACCCTTCCGCTCGCTCTCCTGGCGCCGCTGGCCACCGCCTGCGGCGGCTCCGCCGGTGCGGAGGGCGAGGGCGACGCGAAGACGGTCACGGTGACCGTCGGCTACCAGTCGAAGACCATCAACACCGTCACGGCCGGCACGCTGCTGCGCTCCCTCGGCTACTTCGAGGAGGAGCTCGCGGCGCGCGGGAAGCGGGACGGCGTCACCTACCGGGTGGCCTGGCAGGACTACGCGACCGGAGCGCCGATCACGGCGCAGATGACCGCCGGGAAGATCGACATCGGCTCGATGGGCGACTTCCCGCTGCTGATCAACGCGGCGCGCGGTGTCGAGCTCAAGGAGCGGACCCGGCTGGTCTCGGTGACCGGCTACAACCCGCGCGGCGGGCTCAACACCGTGGTGACGGCGCCCGGTTCGCCGCTCCGCTCGCTCACCGACCTGCGCGGGAAGAAGGTGTCCACGAGTGTCGGCTCGGCGGCCGACGGCACCCTCGTCCGGGCACTCCGGCGGGCGGGGATCGACCCGGACAAGGACGTGGAGAAGCTCAACCAGCAGCCCAGTGTGGGTGCTTCGGCCCTGTCGTCGGGGAGTGTCGACGCGCTGTCGCAGTTCGTCGCCTGGCCGGGTCTCCTCGCCTTCCAGGGCAAGGCCACCGCCCTGTACGACGGTGCCGAGCTGAACCTGCCGACGTTCCACGGCGTGACCGTCCGTGAGGGCTTCGCGTCCCGGCGCCCCGGGGTCCTCGACGACTTCCTGAAGGCCCAGCGACGGGCGACGGACGAGCTGAGGGCGCGGCCCGTCGCCGCCGCCGAGTCCGTGGCGAAGGAGACCGGTCTCCCCGCCGAGGTGGTCTACCTCTACAACGGCGCCCAGGGCATCGCCACCTTCGACCCGGCCCTCCGCCCGGAGCTGATCGCCGCGCTGAAGGACGACGTGTCGGTGCTGAAGGACGCCGGTCTGGTGAAGGACGTCGACGTGGACGCGTTCGTCGATCCGGACCCGCTGCGGCGGGCGGTCCGGGACGCCGCGTACCCGAAGGCGGGTGCGTCCCGGCCCGAGCTGTGGCTGAAGGGGCAGAGCGCGACCAGGACGTTCGCGACTCCCGGTGAGCTCCTCAAGGCGATCGGGGCGGCGGGCGGGGGCGACCGGGTGCGGGCGGCGTACGTGCCGGACGCGGTGACCGGGACGCTGTGGTTCGCCGACCGGGCGGTGTGGGTCACGGACGGCGCAGGACCGCGGGCGTTCGTCACCGTCTCTGGGGCCGAGCGGTACGTCTCCGGTCACGCGGGTGCCCGGATCGTCGCGTACGCGGACGTACTGAAGGCGGCGTCGTGA